A genomic stretch from Psilocybe cubensis strain MGC-MH-2018 chromosome 1, whole genome shotgun sequence includes:
- a CDS encoding centromere/microtubule-binding protein cbf5, whose protein sequence is MSPSMTRDQVASAQLSGDYAIKSEKAAPALDTSQWPLLLKNYDKLLVRSSHFTPIPSGCSPLKRDIVSYVKSGVINLDKPSNPSSHEVVAWLRRILRVEKTGHSGTLDPKVTGCLIVCIDRATRLVKSQQGAGKEYVCVLRLHAGLPNPASLPRALQTLSGALFQRPPLISAVKRQLRVRTIYESKLLEFDDKRNLAVFWVSCEAGTYIRTLCVHLGLVLGVGGHMQELRRVRSGAMSENDDMVTMHDVMDAQWLYDNKRDESYLRRVIKPLECLMVGYKRIVVKDSAVNAVCYGAKLMIPGLLRYEADISVHEEVVLMTTKGEAIALAIAQMSTVELATCDHGVVAKVKRCIMERDTYPRRWGLGPVALQKKKMVKDGKLGKHGEKLEGVTPAEWSKDYVDYNRDEVTTTTAAAAVASEHAQAGPSTTAEDGAASPKKEEKEKKRKRKSEIPGAEEAQAEDGDVADAEKAEKKKRKKEKKEKEEAEHGEEDEEARRERKRLKKEKKARASMGGE, encoded by the exons ATGTCTCCCTCGATGACCAGGGACCAAGTCGCGTCTGCTCAGCTATCAGGCGACTATGCCATAAAATCTGAAAAAGCTGCTCCTGCGCTCGATACGTCCCAATGGCCTCTTCTACTTAAAAATTATGACAAGCTACTTGTGAGATCCAGCCATTTCACCCCCATTCCTTCAGGATGCAGTCCTTTGAAGCGTGATATCGTGTCTTATGTCAA GTCTGGCGTCATCAACCTTGACAAGCCCTCCAACCCATCTTCACATGAGGTTGTTGCTTGGTTGAGGAGAATCTTGCGTGTTGAAAAGACAGGACACAGTGGTACTTTGGATCCCAAAGTCACTGgttgtttgattgtttgtATCGATCGCGCAACTAGATTGGTCAAGTCGCAACAAGGAGCTG GAAAGGAATATGTTTGCGTGCTCCGTCTACACGCCGGCCTTCCCAACCCAGCCTCCCTCCCCCGCGCGCTACAGACCTTGAGCGGTGCTCTTTTCCAACGCCCCCCTCTGATCTCCGCCGTAAAGCGTCAACTAAGAGTACGCACAATTTACGAGTCCAAACTTCTTGAGTTTGATGACAAGCGAAACCTTGCTGTGTTCTGGGTTTCCTGCGAAGCTGGAACTTACATTCGTACGCTTTGTGTTCATCTTGGTCTGGTTTTGGGTGTCGGCGGCCATATGCAAGAGCTCCGTCGAGTGCGAAGTGGCGCCATGTCAGAAAACGACGACATGGTAACTATGCACGACGTTATGGACGCCCAATGGCTTTATGACAATAAGAGAGATG AGTCTTATTTGCGCCGTGTGATCAAGCCTTTGGAATGCCTGATGGTTGGCTACAAGCGTATAGTTGTCAAAGACAGCGCCGTTAACGCAGTCTGCTATGGTGCAAAACTTATGATACCTGGTTTGCTACGTTACGAGGCGGACATTTCTGTGCATGAGGAGGTCGTCTTGATGACGACCAAGG GCGAGGCAATTGCTCTGGCTATTGCTCAGATGTCGACCGTCGAGCTCGCTACATGCGATCACGGTGTTGTTGCTAAAGTTAAACGGTGCATCATGGAGCGGGATACATATCCTCGTCGCTGGGGACTTGGCCCCGTTGCActgcaaaagaaaaagatggtCAAGGACGGAAAGTTGGGTAAACACGGTGAGAAGCTCGAGGGTGTCACACCCGCTGAGTGGAGCAAGGACTATGTCGACTATAACCGTGATGAAGTTACGACAACCACCGCTGCGGCTGCCGTTGCGAGTGAGCATGCTCAGGCTGGCCCCTCGACCACTGCCGAAGATGGAGCTGCCAGCCCcaaaaaggaagagaaagaaaagaagcgGAAACGCAAATCAGAAATCCCCGGTGCTGAAGAGGCTCAGGCGGAGGACGGCGACGTGGCTGACGCTGAAAAGGccgagaaaaagaaacgaaaaaaggagaagaaagaaaaagaagaggcTGAACAtggcgaggaggacgaggaagctCGGcgggagaggaagaggctaaagaaagagaaaaaggctCGGGCGTCAATGGGTGGAGAGTGA
- a CDS encoding putative helicase C15C4.05, protein MAKKKKTQLKPVARGFTTTSLPKKVVSGDIAEVERPSIEASVNTFGEDDDGKITQRIEPVEKETSSIISSEEVDLQNLVDRHQDKTEREVSRTLKSIEVDRRYSQTLPRLDIDPLLRDKLLDISLNSEISEGQKTVEDSEEKTLSRLSISYGVLRRLGFTEERVDECLRSISGVELDEAFDWLYLHCSEEELPFESQISATFKLPSGVTFRKNVTPPPTPRIEQVPLYHSKPVVNQSPSSTGGVNISNSNSAENPDDLVVMDKPKTPPTDEYTTSSEGTGSDDEFDNDPTLAYVRLKLKLDEISSNPQSQLRQEQLKQLRDRLNKVAQDYLFDEKDAFLRYKEERNKIDQQLLNERLRLSGTDLSEPSKSRDKKPHTTKPSKGSNIVDDGNDTDDSIGMLGILEDPNATEINIKGVTFCLRDMTVPKHWSGPMPKTMLRDLVTKMDRYAAISYTTLSDHSRARRASVSISWQNKKRDEWIMDDVACSEDSQAEQYIAAVALHSLTHPLAEGFIPSIPANASSSTSFRLLPAVYRDLWDEMEISRKARDDAINRQIWSKLLSIMEDKIQRDSKVCQHLQKQQKTSSGKPLSGLIRNPLDNKDHFDSLSLAFQARQQTTAYQEMLSRRNDLPIARFRDRIVEILAYSQVLVLSGETGCGKSTQVPSFILEDHMSKGKPCKIYCTEPRRISAISLAQRVSYELCDPPNSVGTNNSLVGYSIRLESNICRNTRLAFVTNGIALRMLEGGSGQGGSGTAFDEITVHERTIESDFLLIVLKSLLIERPDLKVVLMSATLDAEKISSYFGNCEILQVPGRTFPVDVKYLEDAIECTKWSISDNSPYARRLHDKYYKGKNRSEWTEDAPTIDDEDDELSDSKNNTVKLEKRYSTETVATLNTIDERLIPYDLIIRLLEVICFENYVYRPFSPAILIFMPGLGEIRRLNDTLVEHAFFGSSEFRIYPLHSTLSSESQGAVFDVPPPGIRKIVIATNIAETGITIPDITCVIDTGKHREMRFDEKRQISRLVETFISRSNAAQRRGRAGRVQSGLCFHLFTRIRHETQMAESPLPEMMRLSLSDLALRIKIMKVKLGSSIEDVLARALDPPISINVQRAVSMLIEVRALTPSEEITPMGRLLSKLPTDVHLGKFLLISTLFRCLDPALTIAATLNSKSPFVAPFGLEHDADRARNSFRIENSDFLTIHNAFSSWRTSCADPNFARKFCRKYFLSHQNLLQIEDLRQQFLGYLIDSGFIQVDKSIIRELSRARFSRNRTRFVLIPSELDANSDKPTLVHAALAAGLYPKILSVDQKNGQLRTITNNQHAMFHPSSVNFGRNPIDFGVNHLTYFTLMHSKKLYAWETAPVDDLSMLLLCGEADFKLAADTIYIDRKIKVCTSPKTSIALKILRERLTSLLARQYEGKVLTDSQSKWMELGLLALSRIKLVSENDGAAIGIR, encoded by the exons atggcaaagaagaagaagactcaACTCAAGCCCGTTGCTCGAGGATTTACCACCACCTCGCTTCCAAAGAAAGTTGTTTCAGGGGATATTGCTGAAGTCGAAAGGCCTTCAATCGAGGCTTCCGTTAACACGTTTggtgaagatgacgatggaaAAATTACGCAACGTATTGAACCAGTGGAGAAGGAGACATCAAGTATAATTTCATCTGAGGAAGTGGATTTGCAAAACCTTGTTGATCGACACCAAGATAAAACGGAGAGAGAGGTATCTAG GACTTTGAAG TCTATCGAAGTGGATCGACGATATTCACAAACGCTACCTCGACTGGACATAGATCCCCTATTGCGGGACAAATTGTTGGACATCTCTTTGAATAGTGAAATCTCCGAAG GTCAAAAAACAGTCGAAGACTCAGAAGAGAAAACACTTTCTAGACTTAGTATCAGCTATGGGGTACTAAGAAGATTAGGTTTTACAGAAGAGCGCGTTGATGAATGTTTAAGAAGTATTAGCGGCGTTGAACTAGACGAAGCATTCGACTGG CTTTACCTGCATTGCTCAGAAGAAGAGCTCCCTTTCG AATCTCAAATATCTGCTACGTTCAAGCTGCCTAGTGGTGTGACTTTCCGAAAGAATGTTACACCTCCACCTACACCTCGAATTGAACAAGTACCTCTATATCACTCCAAACCAGTTGTCAATCAAAGTCCATCGAGCACAGGCGGTGTAAATATTTCGAATTCAAATAGTGCCGAAAACCCTGACGACTTAGTTGTGATGGACAAACCTAAAACTCCCCCCACGGATGAATACACGACGAGTTCTGAAGGAACAGGGTCTGACGACGAGTTCGACAATGATCCTACCTTGGCCTATGTTCGCCTCAAACTCAAGCTTGATGAAATATCCTCGAACCCGCAATCGCAGCTCAGACAGGAACAGCTGAAACAATTACGAGACAGGTTGAATAAAGTTGCTCAAGATTACCTCTTCGACGAAAAGGATGCATTTCTACGGTACAAGGAAGAGCGCAACAAAATCGATCAGCAGCTATTAAATGAACGGCTTCGTCTTTCGGGCACAGATCTCTCAGAGCCATCGAAATCGCGAGACAAAAAACCACATACCACGAAGCCCAGCAAAGGCAGTAACATTGTGGACGACGGCAATGATACTGATGATTCGATCGGAATGTTAGGGATTCTTGAGGACCCAAATGCCACTGAAATTAATATCAAAGGTGTTACTTTCTGTCTGCGGGATATGACTGTGCCTAAACATTGGTCGGGACCAATGCCTAAAACTATGCTTCGGGATTTGGTGACCAAAATGGACCGATATGCTGCTATATCTTATACAACCCTTTCAGACCATTCGCGAGCGAGACGAGCAAGTGTCAGTATCTCatggcaaaacaaaaaaagggaCGAATGGATTATGGATGACGTAGCATGCTCTGAGGACTCTCAGGCAGAGCAATATATAGCAGCAGTCGCCCTTCATTCATTAACGCATCCTTTGGCAGAAGGATTCATTCCCTCCATTCCTGCAAATGCAAGTAGTTCTACTTCATTCAGATTACTGCCGGCTGTGTATCGAGATCTCTGGGACGAAATGGAAATATCGAGGAAAGCCAGAGATGATGCTATCAATAGGCAGATATGGTCCAAACTGCTTTCTATCATGGAGGATAAAATTCAAAGAGATTCAAAGGTTTGCCAA CATTTACAAAAGCAACAAAAAACATCATCTGGAAAGCCTTTGTCGGGATTAATTCGTAACCCTCTTGACAATAAGGATCACTTTGattccctttcccttgcgTTTCAAGCTCGGCAGCAAACTACTGCTTACCAAGAAATGCTC TCTCGCAGGAATGACCTGCCAATTGCACGATTTCGTGATCGTATAGTTGAAATCCTTGCATATTCACAAGTTCTTGTTCTAAGTGGCGAAACTGGATG TGGGAAATCAACTCAGGTTCCTTCATTCATTCTAGAGGATCATATGTCAAAGGGAAAACCTTGCAAGATATATTGCACCGAACCTAGGAGAATTTCAGCCATATCATTGGCGCAAC GCGTATCATACGAACTCTGCGATCCTCCGAATTCTGTTGGGACGAATAATTCTCTTGTCGGCTATTCGATAAGATTGGAGAGCAATATTTGTCGAAATACCCGGTTAGCTTTTGTTACCAATGGTATCGCTTTAAGAATGCTTGAAGGCGGAAGCGGACAAGGCGGAAGCGGGACTGCATTCGATGAAATCACG GTCCATGAACGCACTATTGAATCCGATTTTTTATTGATTGTCCTAAAGTCATTGCTAATCGAGAGGCCTGACCTGAA GGTTGTCTTGATGTCTGCAACGCTGGATGCGGAAAAGATATCAAGTTACTTCGGGAATTGCGAAATTCTTCAGGTTCCTGGGCGTACCTTCCCTGTTGATGTGAAATATCTTGAAGACGCAATTGAATGCACAAAGTGGTCAATCTCTGACAATTCTCCTTATGCAAGACGAC TCCATGACAAATATTATAAAGGAAAGAATAGGTCGGAATGGACAGAGGATGCACCCACTatagatgatgaagatgacgaactGAGCGACAGCAAAAACAATACGGTCAAACTAGAAAAACGCTATTCCACTGAAACAGTCGCGACACTAAATACTATCGATGAACGATTGATTCCATATGACCTTATTATTAGGCTCTTGGAGGTCATATGTTTTGAAAATTATGTGTACCGGCCCTTCTCACCAGCTATTTTGATTTTCATGCCGGGTTTGGGTGAAATACGTCGGCTGAACGATACCCTCGTCGAACACGCCTTCTTTGGTTCAAGTGAATTTAGGATTTATCCTCTTCATTCAACACTATCAAGCGAATCTCAAGGAGCAGTGTTTGACGTTCCACCTCCAGGAATTCGCAAAATTGTCATTG CGACCAACATTGCTGAAACAGGAATCACAATACCGGACATTACATGTGTGATTGATACGGGAAAGCATCGTGAAATGAG ATTTGATGAAAAGCGACAGATCAGTCGGCTAGTTGAGACTTTTATTTCTCGAAGCAACGCTGCGCAAAGACGTGGTCGTGCAGGTCGCGTTCAAAGTGGACTTTGCTTTCATCTGTTCACACGAATTCGGCATGAAACACAG ATGGCCGAAAGTCCTCTCCCTGAAATGATGAGACTTAGTTTATCAGATCTTGCTCTCCGAATCAAAATCATGAAAGTCAAGCTTGGATCTTCAATAGAGGATGTCCTCGCTCGTGCCCTTGATCCACCTATTTCTATCAATGTCCAGCGAGCAGTCTCGATGCTCATCGAG GTCCGAGCCTTGACACCTTCTGAGGAGATCACCCCTATGGGGAGGTTGTTGAGCAAATTACCGACAGACGTCCATCTCGGAAAATTTTTGTTAATTTCGACGTTGTTTCGTTGTCTTGATCCCGCTCTTACCATCGCCGCTACACTGAATTCTAAATCGCCCTTTGTCGCCCCTTTCGGTTTAGAGCATGATGCAGATAGAGCCAGAAATTCATTTCGCATTG AAAACTCGGATTTTTTGACTATCCATAACGCCTTTTCCAGTTGGCGCACATCATGTGCAGATCCTAATTTTGCAAGGAAGTTTTGTCGCAAATATTTCTTGAGCCACCAG AATCTACTACAGATTGAAGACCTCCGCCAACAATTTTTAGG GTACCTCATTGACTCCGGATTTATTCAGGTTGATAAGTCTATTATTCGCGAATTAAGTCG CGCCCGGTTTTCACGCAATCGTACGCGCTTTGTTCTAATTCCATCAGAACTGGATGCAAACTCGGACAAGCCTACACTGGTTCATGCTGCTCTAGCAGCAGGACTTTATCCCAAAATTTTATCAGTGGATCAGAAGAATGGGCAACTGCGTACCATCACCAACAATCAACACGCTATGTTCCATCCCTCGTCGGTTAATTTTGGCAGGAACCCAATCGATTTTGGAGTTAACCACCTGACATATTTCACGCTGAT GCATTCTAAGAAACTGTATGCTTGGGAAACAGCGCCTGTCGACGACCTTTCCATGCTTTTGCTGTGCGGAGAAGCAGACTTCAAG CTTGCTGCTGACACCATCTATATTGATCGCAAGATCAAGGTATGCACATCTCCGAAAACCAGCATTGCTCTCAAAATTCTTCGAGAGAGACTGACGAGTCTACTCGCACGACAATACGAAGGAAAGGTACTTACAGACTCACAGTCGAAATGGATGGAGCTCGGATTGCTAGCACTCAGCAGGATAAAACTTGTATCAGAAAATGACGGAGCGGCCATAGGAATTAGATAG
- a CDS encoding Extracellular serine-rich protein (Extracellular serine-rich protein ARB_03024) yields MFAFSLGLALLPFISAKVIDIQVGQNGLTYSPEAISAVPGDQVVFHFHAKNHTVTQSSFADPCGKKDGGINSGFQPVAANQTDNLPTFTVTVNDTQPVWIYCAQAAKTPASHCGAGMVFAINCGADGAPNSFTNFKKAALAVGASLSAAAATPVSTPADAATAWTTAAYGDYTIPPAPAATQVTQVITLGSTSTWTTTYASYPGSPAATPASAEGAVHTVTVGANGQLAFDPPFISAAPRDTIVFEFHQKNHTVTQSSFDDPCRKLNANGVTGFDSGFMPVAADATSFPTWNYTVTDTAPVWAYCRQQTPASHCGQGMVFAINSVETSARNFSAFQNVAKALNGTSLAVTSNTTTSGNNGNNSSGALSVSVGSVAGLSLFVAALIGTFL; encoded by the exons ATGTTTGCTTTCTCTTTGGGCCTGGCTCTTCTGCCCTTCATCTCTGCTAAAGTCATCGACATCCAAGTCGGACAGAATGGACTGACCTACTCTCCCGAGGCAATT TCGGCTGTACCAGGCGATCAAGTtgttttccatttccatgcCAAAAACCACACGGTCACCCAGTCCTCGTTCGCCGACCCttgtggaaagaaagacgGCGGAATCAACTCTGGCTT CCAGCCTGTTGCGGCCAATCAGACCGACAATCTTCCAACTTTCACTGTCACCGTCAATGAT ACCCAACCGGTCTGGATCTACTGTGCTCAGGCTGCCAAGACGCCTGCAAGCCATTGCGGTGCTGGAATGGTCTTTGCCATCAACTGTGGTGCTGATGGTGCCCCCAACTCTTTCACAAATTTCAAGAAAGCTGCTCTTGCCGTTGGTGCCAGTCTCTCAGCTGCCGCTGCAACTCCCGTATCCACCCCCGCTGATGCTGCCACTGCATGGACAACTGCTGCTTATGGTGACTACACCATCCCCCCAGCTCCTGCCGCAACCCAGGTCACCCAAGTCATTACCCTCGGTTCCACTTCTACCTGGACCACCACTTATGCCTCCTACCCCGGTTCTCCTGCTGCAACACCCGCTTCCGCAGAGGGCGCTGTCCACACTGTGACAGTGGGCGCCAACGGTCAACTCGCATTCGACCCACCATTCATTTCTGCCGCTCCCCGCGACACTATCGTTTTCGAGTT CCACCAGAAGAACCATACCGTCACCCAGTCCTCCTTCGATGACCCCTGCCGCAAGCTTAACGCCAATGGTGTCACCGGTTTTGACTCTGGCTTCATGCCCGTTGCCGCTGACGCGACCTCTTTCCCAACCTGGAACTACACCGTCACCGACACTGCTCCCGTTTGGGCATAT TGCCGTCAGCAGACTCCTGCCAGCCACTGCGGTCAAGGAATGGTGTT CGCTATCAACTCTGTCGAGACTTCTGCTCGCAATTTCTCGGCTTTCCAGAATGTGGCCAAAGCTCTCAACGGAACATCTCTTGCAGTCACTTCAAACACTACCACCAGCGGAAACAACGGTAACAACTCTAGCGGAGCGTTGTCCGTCAGTGTTGGAAGTGTCGCCGGTCTTTCATTGTTCGTTGCCGCTCTCATTGGCACCTTCCTGTAA
- a CDS encoding 60S ribosomal protein L22 produces the protein MAPKVAASKNAATKHKFVIDYSKPAADSVFDGADFEKFLHDRIKVEGKAGQLGDNVKIVRDGNTKITVTSNIPFSKRYLKYLTKKFLKKNSLRDWIRVVASSKDNYQLRFYNIAGAGEDEDEE, from the exons ATG GCCCCCAAAGTCGCTGCCTCCAAGAATGCTGCCACTAAGCACAAATTTGTGATCGACTACTCGAAGCCCGCCGCTGACTCTGTCTTTGACGGTGCTGATTTCGAGAAGTTCCTCCACGACCGCATCAAGGTTGAGGGCAAGGCTGGTCAGCTTGGTGACAACGTTAAGATCGTCCGTGATG GCAACACCAAGATCACCGTGACCTCCAACATCCCCTTCTCCAAAAGGTACCTCAAGTATCTTACCAAAaagttcttgaagaagaactcTCTCCGTGACTGGATTCG TGTCGTTGCTTCATCGAAAGACAACTATCAGCTCCGCTTCTACAATATTGC TGGTGCtggagaggatgaggacgaggagtAA